From the genome of Acidobacteriota bacterium, one region includes:
- a CDS encoding cytochrome b/b6 domain-containing protein: protein MELFQWGTNPWGQETLIRVSWDLLYLFFWAGIAFIVFHVVYAAVWLPKLARANGGQEEAAADIPDTIERHTLWARIFHWVMAAAMLVLLVTGFFPIVGIQFAWVTIHWIAGIVLTISILYHIVHATFYLDFWSIWILPDDMDEAVQRVKRQMGHEAGEIKKHGKYPLDHKLYHTAVMLAGLAVIGTGLVMMFRIENALVPRNAYLLSEPTWGLMYTLHGLGAVLFVMLTLTHIYFAIRPDKFWLTKSMLFGSVDRRHYLDHHDPERWDVSKGSTSKG, encoded by the coding sequence ATGGAACTGTTTCAGTGGGGAACCAATCCGTGGGGCCAGGAGACCCTGATTCGGGTCTCCTGGGACTTGCTCTACCTGTTTTTCTGGGCCGGAATCGCCTTCATCGTGTTCCACGTGGTGTACGCAGCCGTCTGGCTGCCGAAGCTGGCGAGGGCGAACGGCGGCCAGGAGGAGGCGGCTGCGGACATCCCTGACACGATCGAGCGGCACACCCTGTGGGCCCGGATATTCCACTGGGTGATGGCGGCGGCGATGCTGGTGCTGCTGGTGACCGGTTTCTTCCCGATCGTCGGCATCCAGTTCGCGTGGGTCACCATCCACTGGATCGCCGGCATCGTTCTGACGATTTCGATTCTCTACCACATCGTGCACGCGACCTTCTACCTCGACTTCTGGTCGATCTGGATTCTTCCGGACGACATGGACGAGGCGGTGCAGCGGGTCAAGCGCCAGATGGGGCACGAGGCCGGCGAAATCAAGAAGCACGGGAAGTACCCGCTGGACCACAAGCTGTACCACACCGCCGTCATGCTGGCGGGACTGGCCGTGATCGGAACGGGGCTCGTCATGATGTTCCGGATCGAGAACGCGCTGGTACCGCGGAACGCGTACCTGCTCTCGGAGCCGACCTGGGGGCTGATGTACACCCTCCACGGCCTCGGCGCGGTGCTGTTCGTGATGTTGACGCTGACCCACATCTACTTCGCGATTCGGCCCGACAAGTTCTGGCTGACGAAGTCGATGCTCTTCGGGTCGGTGGATCGCCGGCACTATCTGGACCATCACGATCCGGAGCGTTGGGACGTGTCCAAGGGATCGACGTCGAAGGGTTAG
- a CDS encoding SDR family oxidoreductase, translated as MELTGKVALITGGRRIGAAVAERLARCGVDVALSYNRSGAEAETAADRVRGAGRVAAVARADLAQRLEVERLVDETAARFGRLDILIHMASVYRHTSFDALTDADWTGALDVDLSAAWRLARAAVPHLRAAGGGRIVHFSDWTAASGRPRYAGYLPYYVAKRAVIGLTEALALELAGDGILVNTVAPGPMVPPPDLDAGDIEAVERATPVGRWGGAQEIADTVVGLLESDFITGETIRVDGGRHLR; from the coding sequence ATGGAGCTGACCGGCAAGGTCGCGCTCATCACGGGCGGCAGGCGTATCGGCGCGGCGGTCGCCGAGCGGCTGGCGAGATGCGGCGTGGACGTCGCTCTCTCCTACAATCGATCCGGTGCCGAAGCGGAGACGGCGGCCGATCGCGTACGCGGCGCCGGGCGCGTGGCGGCGGTCGCGCGTGCGGATCTCGCGCAGCGGCTCGAGGTGGAGCGGCTGGTCGACGAAACCGCCGCGCGATTCGGCCGCCTCGATATTCTGATCCACATGGCGTCGGTCTACCGGCATACCTCCTTCGACGCGTTGACGGACGCGGACTGGACCGGGGCGCTCGACGTCGATCTCTCGGCCGCATGGCGGCTGGCGCGGGCGGCGGTGCCGCATCTGCGCGCCGCCGGCGGGGGGCGCATCGTCCACTTCAGCGACTGGACCGCCGCCAGCGGCCGACCGCGCTACGCTGGATATCTCCCGTACTACGTTGCGAAACGAGCCGTGATCGGACTCACGGAGGCCCTGGCGCTGGAGCTCGCCGGCGACGGGATTCTCGTCAACACCGTTGCGCCCGGCCCGATGGTGCCGCCTCCGGATCTGGACGCCGGGGACATCGAGGCGGTCGAGCGGGCGACGCCCGTGGGCCGCTGGGGCGGCGCGCAGGAAATAGCCGACACCGTCGTCGGCCTGCTCGAGTCGGACTTCATCACCGGCGAGACGATCCGCGTGGACGGCGGCCGGCACCTGCGGTAG
- a CDS encoding xanthine dehydrogenase family protein subunit M, whose product MAVIRDKMPAFQLFQPASTEEALGVLDQYGADAWVLAGGLDTWDWLKDRVKKPAAVVDLGGISELSEIRSLGGGLEIGAMATLRDVIRHPEVSEQFSMLADSASQAASPQIQNQGTLGGNVGQDTRCWYYRDGWSCYRAGGNICYADTPTAMNREHAILGASRCVAVNPSDTAPVLVALDAEMVVRNSTGERVIPAQDFFIGPAVDIMRMTALQPGDILTSIRIPWTFANTRFYFEKARDRAVWDFPLANVASAAKISNGVVEDIRIVANGVAPYPVRFLAAEDAVRGRQVGLAVAMEAGDIAINGVRTLRHNAYKVTLLRNLVKRSVQGAEA is encoded by the coding sequence ATGGCCGTGATTCGCGACAAGATGCCGGCATTTCAGCTCTTCCAGCCTGCCAGCACGGAGGAGGCGCTGGGAGTGCTCGATCAGTACGGCGCCGATGCCTGGGTGCTGGCGGGTGGGCTGGACACCTGGGATTGGCTGAAGGACCGCGTCAAGAAGCCCGCCGCCGTCGTCGACCTCGGCGGCATCTCCGAGTTGAGTGAGATCCGCTCCCTGGGCGGCGGACTCGAGATCGGCGCGATGGCGACGCTGCGGGACGTCATCCGGCACCCCGAGGTGTCGGAGCAGTTCAGCATGCTCGCCGACTCCGCGTCGCAGGCGGCGTCGCCGCAGATCCAGAACCAGGGCACCCTCGGCGGCAACGTCGGCCAGGACACCCGCTGCTGGTACTACCGAGACGGCTGGAGCTGTTATCGCGCCGGGGGCAACATCTGCTACGCGGATACCCCGACCGCGATGAACCGCGAGCATGCCATTCTCGGCGCAAGCCGTTGCGTGGCCGTCAACCCGTCGGACACCGCTCCGGTGCTCGTGGCGCTCGACGCAGAGATGGTCGTTCGCAACAGCACCGGCGAGCGGGTCATCCCGGCGCAGGACTTCTTCATTGGTCCAGCCGTCGACATCATGCGCATGACGGCGCTGCAGCCGGGTGACATTCTCACGTCGATCCGGATTCCGTGGACCTTCGCGAACACGCGGTTCTACTTCGAGAAGGCCAGGGACCGGGCCGTGTGGGACTTCCCGCTCGCCAACGTGGCGTCGGCGGCGAAGATCAGCAACGGCGTGGTCGAGGACATTCGTATCGTGGCCAACGGCGTCGCGCCCTATCCGGTGCGGTTCCTGGCGGCCGAGGATGCGGTGCGCGGCCGTCAGGTGGGTCTGGCGGTTGCGATGGAAGCCGGCGACATCGCCATCAACGGGGTGCGAACGTTGCGGCACAACGCGTACAAGGTGACGTTGCTGCGCAACCTCGTGAAGCGGTCCGTTCAAGGTGCCGAGGCGTAG
- a CDS encoding cupin — MPILIERPSIVEAAGTKPKQIQEFAGRVNSGHRQVSVARMVSPAGWEEPGQRPEFEEITVVLRGLLRVEHEGGRLDVAAGQAVVAAPGEWVRYSSPKPGGAEYIAVCLPAFSPATVHRDD; from the coding sequence ATGCCCATCCTGATCGAGCGTCCGTCCATCGTCGAAGCGGCCGGAACGAAGCCCAAGCAGATCCAGGAGTTCGCCGGGCGGGTCAATTCCGGACACCGGCAGGTGAGCGTCGCCCGCATGGTGTCGCCGGCGGGATGGGAAGAGCCGGGCCAGAGGCCGGAGTTCGAGGAGATTACGGTCGTGCTCCGCGGCCTGCTGCGCGTGGAGCACGAGGGAGGCCGCCTCGACGTCGCGGCCGGTCAGGCCGTCGTGGCGGCGCCGGGCGAATGGGTACGTTACAGCAGCCCGAAGCCGGGTGGCGCCGAGTACATCGCCGTCTGCCTGCCCGCGTTCTCTCCGGCGACCGTCCATCGGGACGACTGA
- a CDS encoding S9 family peptidase: MSCARLSAFVVPTFGRRPESRRGGSRKPRASAVPLPTPSSPDGSSTKGGSAGVLVAGFLVAAATCLAILPAAVDAQQRTLTIADIYDPTRRVNFDGNAPFGLTWLDDSHYLERRSPRDASGSPLVRVDALTGERTPLYEVAPFEAAVAALPGLSAADARRIARQAGHVSNADRAALVFDFADDLYHYDFGTERARRLTATPEAEDEVSLSPDGRLVAFVRGGNLIVVDVEHGREHALTTDGGERVRNGQLDWVYQEEIYGRGNFRGYWWSPDSSRITYLQLDDRAVPTFTVLDHIPYHPEVEHWEYPKAGDTNPVVRLGIVRAAGGATTWTDLSGYRPSDPLVVNVDWTPDSSHVVFQVQDREQTWLDLVLADPDSGSVEKVLRETTEAWVNVNGPPIWLEDGTFLWQSERSGWKHLYHVDRSGAVKRTVTSGEWEVRRVHGVDEGNGVVYFSATERSPIGLDVYRVNLDGSGLRRLSDASGTHGATFNPGLTHYLDRWSDISTPPQVRVHAADGSVARVVAANEVRALRDFDLPAPEFLQVANRDGFVMEALMIRPPDFDPSRRYPVYQHIYGGPHVQRVRNAWSRETLYWQLLAQHGIIVWVLDNSTASGKGAVSTWPVYQRFGELELRDQEDGLDWLVGQGYVDPDRIGIEGWSYGGFMVSYALTHSRGWSMGIAGGSVTDWRDYDTIYTERYMRMPQNNPDGYRRSSPRFDAADLHGALLLVHGSMDENVHMQNTLQFALELQRAGKPFDMMIYPRSRHRLGGPDLELHRREKMLAFVLEHLRPEGAGAAGSSGE, encoded by the coding sequence ATGAGTTGCGCACGACTGTCCGCCTTCGTCGTTCCTACCTTCGGACGCCGACCCGAATCCCGTCGCGGCGGTTCCCGGAAGCCGCGCGCTTCCGCGGTCCCCCTCCCGACGCCCTCGTCGCCAGACGGTTCGTCGACGAAGGGCGGATCGGCCGGAGTTCTCGTCGCCGGCTTCCTGGTAGCGGCGGCCACCTGCCTCGCCATCCTCCCGGCGGCCGTCGATGCCCAGCAGCGCACGCTGACCATCGCCGATATCTACGATCCCACGCGGCGGGTCAACTTCGACGGCAACGCCCCGTTCGGGCTGACGTGGCTGGACGACAGCCACTACCTCGAACGGCGCTCGCCGCGGGACGCCTCCGGCAGCCCTCTCGTCCGGGTGGACGCCCTCACGGGCGAGCGAACGCCGCTCTACGAGGTCGCGCCGTTCGAGGCGGCGGTGGCGGCGCTGCCGGGCCTGAGCGCGGCGGACGCCAGGCGCATCGCACGACAGGCGGGGCACGTGTCGAACGCGGACCGCGCGGCGTTGGTCTTCGACTTCGCCGACGACCTCTACCACTACGACTTCGGTACGGAGCGCGCGCGGCGGCTCACCGCCACCCCGGAGGCCGAGGACGAGGTGTCGCTCAGTCCCGACGGCCGGCTCGTCGCCTTCGTGCGCGGCGGCAACCTGATCGTCGTCGACGTCGAGCACGGTCGCGAGCACGCGCTGACCACCGACGGGGGCGAGCGGGTCCGGAACGGACAGCTCGACTGGGTGTACCAGGAGGAGATCTACGGCCGCGGCAACTTCCGCGGCTACTGGTGGAGCCCCGACTCGTCCCGCATCACCTACCTGCAGCTCGACGACCGGGCCGTGCCGACCTTCACCGTCCTCGACCACATTCCGTATCACCCCGAGGTCGAGCACTGGGAGTACCCCAAGGCGGGCGACACCAATCCGGTGGTCCGGCTCGGCATCGTCCGTGCGGCCGGCGGCGCGACGACCTGGACCGATCTTTCCGGCTACCGGCCGTCCGATCCGCTCGTCGTCAACGTCGACTGGACGCCGGACAGCTCGCACGTCGTCTTCCAAGTGCAGGACCGCGAGCAGACCTGGCTCGACCTGGTCCTGGCGGACCCGGACAGCGGATCCGTCGAGAAGGTGCTGCGCGAGACGACCGAGGCGTGGGTCAACGTCAACGGCCCGCCGATCTGGCTGGAGGACGGCACCTTTCTCTGGCAGAGCGAGCGCTCCGGCTGGAAGCACCTGTACCACGTCGACCGATCCGGGGCGGTGAAACGCACCGTGACGAGCGGCGAGTGGGAGGTCCGGCGTGTCCACGGCGTCGACGAGGGGAATGGCGTCGTCTATTTCTCCGCCACCGAACGCAGCCCCATCGGACTCGACGTCTACCGGGTGAATCTGGACGGTTCCGGGCTGCGCCGGCTCTCGGACGCGTCCGGTACCCACGGAGCGACGTTCAACCCGGGCCTGACGCACTACCTCGATCGCTGGAGCGACATCTCCACGCCGCCCCAGGTGCGCGTCCACGCGGCGGACGGGTCGGTGGCGCGCGTCGTGGCCGCGAACGAAGTGCGCGCGCTCCGCGACTTCGACCTTCCCGCGCCGGAGTTCCTGCAGGTCGCCAACCGCGACGGGTTCGTGATGGAAGCGCTGATGATCAGGCCGCCCGACTTCGACCCGTCGCGCCGCTATCCCGTCTATCAGCACATCTACGGCGGCCCGCACGTGCAGCGGGTGCGCAACGCCTGGAGCCGCGAGACGCTCTACTGGCAGCTCCTGGCCCAGCACGGCATCATCGTCTGGGTGCTCGACAACAGCACCGCCAGCGGCAAGGGGGCCGTTTCCACCTGGCCCGTCTACCAGCGCTTCGGCGAGCTCGAGCTGCGCGATCAGGAGGACGGCCTCGACTGGCTCGTCGGACAGGGCTACGTCGACCCCGACCGCATCGGCATCGAGGGCTGGAGCTACGGCGGCTTCATGGTCAGCTACGCGTTGACCCACAGCCGAGGCTGGTCGATGGGCATCGCCGGCGGCTCGGTGACCGACTGGCGCGACTACGACACCATCTACACCGAGCGCTACATGCGGATGCCGCAGAACAACCCGGACGGCTACCGGCGCAGCTCGCCCCGCTTCGACGCGGCCGACCTGCACGGCGCCCTGCTGCTCGTCCACGGATCGATGGACGAGAACGTCCACATGCAGAACACGCTGCAGTTCGCTCTGGAGCTGCAGCGGGCCGGCAAGCCGTTCGACATGATGATCTACCCACGGTCGCGGCACCGGCTCGGCGGTCCCGACCTGGAGCTGCACCGGCGGGAGAAGATGCTGGCGTTCGTCCTCGAGCACCTGCGCCCCGAGGGCGCAGGAGCGGCCGGTTCATCGGGCGAATGA